From a single Excalfactoria chinensis isolate bCotChi1 unplaced genomic scaffold, bCotChi1.hap2 Scaffold_85, whole genome shotgun sequence genomic region:
- the LOC140265374 gene encoding olfactory receptor 14C36-like, translating to MPNSSSISEFLLLPLAETRQLQLLHFWLLLGIYLAALLGNGLISTAVACDQRLHTPMYFFLLNLALLDLGCISTTLPKAMANALWDTRAISYAGCAAQLFFFLFFISAEFSLLTIMSYDRYVAICKPLHYGTLMDSRACATMAAAAWGTGLPNSLLHTASTFSLPLCQGNVVNQFFCEIPQILKLSCSGSYFREVVLLIFSASLVFGCFVFIVVSYVQIFMAVLRMPSEQRRHKAFSTCLPHLAVVSLFIITGMYAYLNPHTLSFPSMNLMVALLYSVVPPVMNPLIYSMRNREVKDAVRKVMVRCVSKAVKWPFFGIHVL from the coding sequence atgcccaacagcagctccatcagcgagttcctcctgctgccgttggcagaaacgcggcagctgcagctcctgcacttctggctcttgctgggcatctacctggctgccctcctgggcaacggcctcatcagcacagccgtagcctgcgaccagcgcctgcacacccccatgtacttcttcctgctcaacctggccctcctcgacctgggctgcatctccaccactctccccaaagccatggccaacgccctctgggacaccagggccatctcctacgcaggatgtgctgcacagctctttttctttctcttcttcatctcagcagagttttcccttctcaccatcatgtcctatgaccgctacgttgccatctgcaagcccctgcactacgggaccttgatggacagcagagcttgtgccaccatggcagcagctgcctggggcactgggcttcccaattccctgctgcacactgccagtacgttttcactgcctctctgccaaggcaatgttgtcaaccagtttttctgtgaaatcccccagatcctcaaactctcctgctcaggctcctatttcagggaagttgtgcttctcatttttagtgccagtttagtctttggctgctttgttttcatagttgtgtcctatgtgcagatcttcatggctgtgctgaggatgccctctgagcagagacggcacaaagccttctccacgtgcctccctcacctggccgtggtctcccttTTTATCATCACTGGCATGTATGCCTACCTGAATCCCCACACTTTGTCCTTTCCATCCATGaacctgatggtggcacttctgtactcggTGGTGCCTCCAGTAatgaaccccctcatctacagcatgaggaacagggaagtcaaagatgcagtgaggaaagtgatggtcagatgtgtttcaaaagcagtgaagtGGCCATTTTTTGGAATTCATGTCttgtaa